The Streptomyces sp. Alt3 genome has a segment encoding these proteins:
- a CDS encoding type IV secretory system conjugative DNA transfer family protein: MHHPLDPHDFGYSLGTSQRPKGVELWSRADKACRVIGPMGSGKTLRFFAPLVRRWAGPVLATSTKPDLVELTLDARQRDGRPVAVFDPQNIAPSLPRFRWTPINGAADTEVAMMRGKAFVAGSRTPNGAAQSSEGSAFYKGQASKILAAFFHAAALDGASLDWVLRWARKLTDPAPLGILNAHPGAGPGWADMLRTATTGDSRTVGNTASTLDAALEPFMHQSVINALQGDGGDPTDFGAFLDAGGTLYLLGKDSEVNSVAPLTTAIAEDLLDFAEAHALASPAGRLDPALLAALDEAPNIAPIPSLRQRVADGRGRGITVVYGLQAWASARARFGEDTAKELAAFTNNVIVLPGDKDPDFLKDMSDLCGQVERERTTKTTSGGDRGGHSTATHMALEPVLRGDEIKGLPEGHALVLADNLPPIVSRLDGMWTWDSWAEIEGHVRDLRAANEAERTRRATEKRNQAKAHAVAWAGREGAAAA; encoded by the coding sequence ATGCACCACCCCCTCGATCCTCACGATTTCGGCTACTCGCTGGGCACGTCGCAGCGCCCGAAGGGCGTCGAGCTGTGGTCCCGCGCCGACAAGGCATGCCGGGTCATCGGCCCGATGGGCAGTGGAAAGACTCTGCGGTTCTTCGCCCCGCTCGTCCGCCGCTGGGCCGGGCCGGTCCTGGCCACCTCGACCAAGCCCGATCTGGTCGAACTGACCCTCGACGCGCGGCAGCGGGACGGTCGCCCCGTCGCCGTCTTCGACCCGCAGAACATCGCGCCGAGCCTCCCGCGCTTCCGGTGGACGCCGATCAACGGCGCAGCCGACACGGAGGTGGCGATGATGCGCGGGAAGGCGTTCGTCGCGGGGTCGCGCACCCCCAACGGTGCGGCACAGTCCAGCGAGGGCAGCGCCTTCTACAAGGGGCAGGCGTCCAAGATCCTCGCCGCCTTCTTCCACGCCGCCGCCCTCGACGGCGCCTCACTCGACTGGGTTCTGCGTTGGGCCCGCAAGCTGACCGACCCGGCACCCCTCGGCATCCTCAACGCTCACCCGGGCGCCGGCCCCGGCTGGGCGGACATGCTTCGCACGGCCACCACTGGCGACAGCCGCACCGTCGGCAACACCGCCTCGACCCTCGACGCGGCTCTCGAACCCTTCATGCACCAGTCGGTGATCAATGCCCTTCAGGGAGACGGAGGGGACCCCACGGACTTCGGCGCGTTCCTCGACGCCGGGGGCACCCTCTATCTCCTCGGCAAGGACAGCGAGGTGAACAGCGTCGCGCCGCTGACCACCGCGATAGCCGAAGACCTTCTGGATTTCGCGGAGGCACACGCCCTCGCGTCCCCGGCCGGGCGGCTCGACCCCGCACTGCTCGCGGCCTTGGACGAGGCGCCGAACATCGCGCCTATCCCCTCCCTCCGCCAACGCGTCGCCGACGGTCGGGGCCGAGGCATCACAGTGGTCTACGGCCTCCAGGCGTGGGCGTCGGCTCGTGCCCGTTTCGGCGAGGACACCGCCAAGGAGCTGGCGGCCTTCACCAACAACGTCATCGTCCTGCCCGGGGACAAGGACCCGGACTTCCTGAAGGACATGTCCGACCTGTGTGGTCAGGTCGAGCGAGAGCGCACGACGAAGACCACGTCCGGCGGAGACCGCGGCGGCCACTCGACGGCCACGCACATGGCGCTCGAACCCGTCCTTCGAGGAGACGAGATCAAGGGCCTCCCCGAGGGGCACGCCCTGGTCCTCGCGGACAACCTCCCGCCGATCGTCTCCCGGCTCGACGGCATGTGGACCTGGGATTCCTGGGCCGAGATCGAGGGTCACGTCCGTGACCTTCGAGCCGCCAATGAAGCCGAGCGGACCCGGCGGGCTACGGAGAAGAGGAACCAGGCCAAGGCCCACGCGGTGGCGTGGGCCGGCCGTGAAGGAGCGGCTGCCGCATGA
- a CDS encoding GNAT family N-acetyltransferase: MTRLIDLRHYNHGSLPEGFKQMLIDVHADSYAEAMDNEFNQRFPWFVDHWSGMDGFTCVVAFEDEEPTGFAYGAPLQVGREWWRSTAFEPNNGYTATYAVSEVMVRPKWRKQGIADRLHEALLSRRNEDLAVLLVDVTHPKVQDLYERWGYRKTGEQQPFADSPVYAVMVRDLRS; the protein is encoded by the coding sequence GTGACCAGGCTGATCGACCTGCGCCACTACAACCATGGAAGCCTCCCCGAGGGCTTCAAGCAGATGCTGATCGACGTGCACGCCGATTCCTATGCCGAAGCGATGGACAACGAGTTCAACCAACGATTCCCGTGGTTCGTCGACCACTGGTCCGGCATGGACGGCTTCACGTGCGTCGTCGCCTTCGAGGATGAGGAGCCGACGGGGTTCGCGTACGGCGCGCCGCTGCAAGTCGGCCGCGAGTGGTGGCGCTCGACTGCGTTCGAACCGAACAACGGCTACACCGCGACCTACGCAGTCTCCGAGGTCATGGTGCGGCCGAAGTGGCGCAAGCAAGGAATCGCGGATCGACTGCACGAGGCGCTGCTGAGCAGGCGTAACGAGGATCTTGCTGTACTCCTGGTCGACGTGACTCACCCAAAGGTGCAGGACCTCTACGAACGGTGGGGTTACCGCAAGACCGGTGAGCAGCAGCCGTTCGCCGACTCTCCGGTCTATGCCGTGATGGTTCGGGATCTCCGTTCCTAG
- a CDS encoding Tat pathway signal protein gives MARERNERLASLLLEAGWSRAQATAAYNRVAAETLNGEVLENSKIGRSHVSMWVGGVQASGVAPAILCQALSRRLKREITPQEIGFAAATSPAQEALDWRVDPLIALSDLGNGVNTDRRRLLAGGVYSAASLILPDAEWWQAMAEPPVEETAARKRVGHGDVETVRELTLAFSRMDQRRGGGHGRRAVDEYLKNDVHSFLRGRFADDGTRRAMFSASAELAYVSGWMAFDNSEHAIALQRFNIAVKLAARSGDAPLSGHILRAMAHQALDMGFRHEALQLARASVHGQRYAAATPRERALLGVVHARALAANRHNDRAAKALLRAEDDLSNAHDGIKEPDRTFFFGEASLAHETACTLRDMGDQRRAVKEFRRSVRTRGAAFRRTHAVTLGYMGATQIAQGGVEEACATWTSVLDAMEDGIYSGRARQRVIDMRHLLSPYRKRGIPVVGVLDARAASYLAQVD, from the coding sequence ATGGCGCGCGAGAGAAATGAGCGGCTGGCCTCGCTCCTCTTGGAAGCGGGCTGGTCACGGGCTCAGGCCACCGCCGCATACAACCGTGTCGCCGCCGAAACGCTGAACGGCGAAGTGCTGGAGAACTCCAAGATCGGACGCTCCCACGTGAGCATGTGGGTGGGAGGCGTCCAGGCATCAGGGGTCGCTCCCGCTATCTTGTGCCAGGCGCTGTCCCGTCGATTGAAGCGTGAGATCACGCCACAAGAGATCGGGTTCGCAGCCGCCACCTCGCCAGCGCAGGAGGCGCTGGACTGGCGCGTCGATCCTCTGATCGCGCTGAGCGACTTGGGGAATGGCGTGAACACGGACCGGCGTCGACTGCTGGCAGGCGGCGTGTACTCTGCGGCGTCTCTGATCTTGCCGGACGCGGAGTGGTGGCAGGCCATGGCCGAGCCACCGGTCGAGGAGACCGCGGCTCGGAAGCGGGTCGGCCACGGGGACGTCGAGACCGTACGGGAACTGACCCTCGCGTTCTCGCGCATGGACCAACGGCGCGGAGGCGGACATGGCCGGCGGGCCGTCGACGAGTACCTGAAGAACGACGTTCACAGCTTCCTCCGAGGACGCTTCGCCGACGACGGGACCCGGCGCGCCATGTTCTCTGCCTCGGCAGAACTGGCCTACGTGTCGGGCTGGATGGCCTTTGACAACAGCGAGCACGCCATTGCGCTCCAGCGATTCAACATCGCGGTAAAACTGGCAGCCCGGTCCGGCGACGCACCCTTGAGCGGGCACATCCTGAGAGCCATGGCCCACCAAGCCCTCGACATGGGGTTTCGCCACGAAGCTCTCCAACTCGCGCGGGCTTCGGTGCACGGGCAGCGGTACGCAGCCGCCACCCCGCGAGAGCGAGCGCTCCTGGGCGTGGTGCACGCGCGGGCTCTCGCAGCGAACCGACACAACGACCGGGCGGCGAAGGCCCTGTTGCGAGCCGAAGATGACCTCTCCAACGCACACGACGGGATCAAGGAGCCCGACCGGACGTTCTTCTTCGGAGAGGCGTCCCTCGCCCATGAGACGGCCTGCACATTAAGGGACATGGGCGATCAGCGGCGGGCAGTGAAAGAATTTCGCCGCTCCGTGCGTACACGCGGTGCTGCGTTCCGGCGCACGCACGCGGTCACCCTCGGGTACATGGGCGCGACGCAGATCGCCCAGGGCGGCGTGGAAGAGGCGTGCGCAACGTGGACCAGCGTCCTGGACGCGATGGAGGACGGGATCTACTCCGGCCGCGCGCGGCAGAGAGTCATCGACATGCGACACCTGCTGTCGCCCTACCGCAAGCGCGGCATCCCCGTGGTCGGGGTACTCGATGCCCGAGCTGCCTCGTATCTTGCCCAAGTAGATTGA
- a CDS encoding C40 family peptidase, with amino-acid sequence MNKGTQAGLGLVTAGLITGVAMLTTFGGADSASAQEAGPGGGITTDAPVPGWVRELINKHAGECPQVTASLLAAQLYTESHFNSGATSPVGALGIAQFMPGTWAQHGKDGDGDGVKDVRNPADAIAAQAAYDCTLANEVKKVPGDSTDNMLAAYNAGGGAVIKYGGIPPYPETRNYVRSIRALASKWADAVSPDAPAGKGAARAISAAKTALGTWYRWGGSCVMPYEGVGGCDCSSLTKMAWSAAGVNLPRTTYDQVHAGTAVKAVSQLVPGDLLFSVPGSAGPEHVGMYIGGGQVIDAPHTGAQVRIKPLSYWKPQIIAMRHVG; translated from the coding sequence ATGAACAAGGGCACGCAAGCTGGCCTGGGACTCGTCACGGCCGGGCTCATCACCGGTGTCGCCATGCTGACCACGTTCGGAGGGGCCGACAGCGCCTCCGCGCAGGAAGCCGGACCGGGTGGCGGCATCACGACGGACGCTCCCGTGCCGGGCTGGGTCCGTGAGCTGATCAACAAGCACGCGGGCGAGTGCCCGCAGGTCACAGCCTCGCTCCTGGCGGCTCAGCTCTACACGGAAAGCCACTTCAACTCCGGCGCGACGTCACCCGTCGGCGCTCTCGGGATCGCCCAGTTCATGCCGGGGACCTGGGCCCAGCACGGCAAGGACGGCGACGGCGACGGGGTCAAGGACGTCCGCAACCCCGCCGACGCCATCGCCGCGCAGGCCGCGTACGACTGCACCTTGGCAAACGAGGTCAAGAAGGTGCCGGGCGACTCGACGGACAACATGCTGGCCGCGTACAACGCGGGCGGCGGAGCGGTGATCAAGTACGGCGGCATCCCCCCGTACCCCGAGACCCGCAACTACGTGCGCAGCATCCGCGCTCTGGCCTCGAAATGGGCCGACGCCGTCAGCCCGGACGCACCGGCCGGCAAGGGCGCCGCCCGCGCGATCTCGGCCGCGAAGACGGCCCTGGGCACTTGGTACCGGTGGGGCGGCAGTTGCGTCATGCCGTACGAGGGTGTGGGCGGCTGCGACTGCTCCTCGCTCACCAAGATGGCCTGGTCAGCGGCGGGAGTGAACCTGCCGCGAACCACGTACGACCAGGTCCACGCAGGGACCGCCGTCAAGGCCGTCTCCCAACTCGTCCCGGGCGACCTGCTGTTCAGCGTCCCGGGCAGCGCCGGCCCTGAGCACGTCGGCATGTACATCGGCGGCGGCCAGGTCATCGACGCACCGCACACCGGGGCTCAGGTGCGGATCAAGCCGCTCAGCTACTGGAAACCGCAGATCATCGCGATGCGGCACGTCGGCTAA
- a CDS encoding DUF6238 family protein — protein sequence MTATTDHTTLPADERAVRQDIDQLHAEALDLARRMKELALVLDHGDYSAAGGRVRTAVAHIWRAAEDLHSAFHTAPPRCAGPDASMSRLCGRRMRYLAARVARRAE from the coding sequence ATGACCGCCACCACCGACCACACCACGCTTCCCGCCGACGAGCGCGCGGTGCGACAGGACATCGACCAGCTGCACGCCGAAGCGCTCGACCTCGCACGGCGCATGAAGGAACTGGCCCTCGTCCTGGACCACGGCGACTACTCCGCCGCTGGAGGACGCGTACGTACGGCCGTCGCCCACATCTGGCGAGCCGCCGAGGACCTACACAGCGCCTTCCACACCGCGCCCCCGCGCTGTGCCGGGCCCGACGCGTCGATGTCGCGGCTGTGCGGCCGGCGGATGCGCTACCTGGCGGCCCGCGTCGCCCGGAGGGCCGAGTAA
- a CDS encoding ATP/GTP-binding protein, translated as MTDLLGLAPLSPMYETVRRPLYTETTTSQALYLPIAPPTLGTAGAIIGRELYSGKAFIYCPFSAFGDGLPGGNMIVMGDTGRGKSALTKTYAARQIRLGRQVVVLDTKEQKEREEGEWAALGRSLTGKAPVKFAPGGGRGASCINPMDPAIAGKRQVELVRTIVELGLGKALDEFAGSALRIAIRRAHQRAGELGRTPVLADVSAALRSPEESDATAKKRTRDELLGDGLEASYVLDRLCGSEQDDTGDLTGMLDGPTSLGVDLDADMIVFDLTKVPSGGVAMTILVAVISVFLEEVWLRPLCECGTEPGQHDRVVVDANSGAWELGPNPGSGCRRYTQRKRILVCEEAWHILGTPQLASLLEKFLKFARGYGLSCIFIVHHLSDIDDSPETQAALKMADTIVIYSQKKAEAEATVARLGLPSWTAEHIMRLRRGIALWKVGEVIYPGVQHLLVEAEQHLCFSSGSMTDLTSTSPDAE; from the coding sequence GTGACCGACCTCCTCGGCCTCGCCCCGCTGTCGCCGATGTACGAGACGGTGCGCCGTCCCCTCTACACCGAGACGACCACCAGCCAGGCCCTGTACCTGCCGATCGCCCCGCCGACCCTCGGCACGGCGGGCGCGATCATCGGCCGGGAGCTGTACTCGGGCAAGGCGTTCATCTACTGCCCGTTCTCGGCGTTCGGTGACGGTCTGCCCGGCGGCAACATGATCGTCATGGGGGACACGGGCCGGGGCAAGTCGGCCCTGACCAAGACGTACGCGGCCCGGCAGATCCGCCTCGGGCGTCAGGTCGTCGTCCTCGACACCAAGGAGCAGAAGGAGCGCGAGGAAGGCGAGTGGGCCGCGCTCGGCCGCTCGCTGACCGGCAAGGCCCCGGTGAAGTTCGCGCCCGGTGGCGGCCGTGGTGCCTCGTGTATCAACCCGATGGACCCGGCCATCGCGGGCAAGCGGCAAGTCGAGCTGGTGCGGACGATCGTTGAACTCGGTCTCGGCAAGGCCCTGGACGAGTTCGCCGGCTCTGCCCTGCGGATCGCGATCCGCAGGGCCCACCAGCGGGCGGGAGAACTCGGCCGCACCCCGGTCCTGGCCGACGTCTCCGCCGCGCTGCGATCCCCGGAGGAGTCCGACGCGACGGCCAAGAAGCGTACGCGGGACGAACTGCTCGGTGACGGCCTGGAGGCGTCCTACGTCCTGGACCGGCTCTGCGGCAGCGAACAGGACGACACCGGCGACCTGACGGGCATGCTCGACGGCCCGACCAGCCTGGGCGTGGATCTCGACGCCGACATGATCGTTTTTGACCTGACCAAGGTTCCGTCGGGCGGCGTCGCCATGACCATCCTCGTCGCCGTGATCTCGGTCTTCCTCGAAGAGGTCTGGCTGCGCCCGCTGTGCGAATGCGGGACGGAGCCGGGGCAGCACGACCGCGTCGTGGTCGACGCGAACTCCGGGGCCTGGGAGCTGGGGCCGAACCCCGGCTCCGGCTGCCGCCGCTACACGCAGCGCAAGCGCATCCTCGTCTGCGAGGAAGCCTGGCACATCCTCGGGACCCCTCAACTCGCTTCGCTGCTTGAGAAGTTCCTGAAATTCGCGCGGGGATACGGGCTGAGCTGCATCTTCATCGTCCATCACCTGTCCGACATCGACGACAGCCCAGAGACCCAAGCGGCGTTGAAGATGGCCGACACCATCGTGATCTACAGCCAGAAGAAGGCTGAGGCGGAAGCGACGGTGGCCCGGCTGGGTCTGCCGTCCTGGACGGCCGAGCACATCATGCGCCTGCGCCGTGGGATCGCGCTGTGGAAGGTCGGCGAGGTGATCTACCCCGGCGTCCAGCACCTCTTGGTGGAGGCAGAACAGCACCTGTGCTTCTCCTCCGGCTCGATGACCGACCTGACCAGCACCTCCCCGGACGCCGAATGA
- a CDS encoding brain acid soluble protein 1 — protein MRLRLRDDAPGLLTIERGAPGRWRRRLQAVAMVNVVIGFVFVPSAVANPFCYIPMVCEAKAAIDFVKDPLGFLLQKLTEANIWFLRKMLELIQNTTKIDLTSPGFLKQYAIIFAASSLLTVALWLIAVAKRAVRGVALTTAVSEAIGFLLLQFVVNALTPGAIALLMKAIDEVTAVFEPYATSNFKPFLENILKVMAANPTEGVGQLLVVNLIMMCGALLMWIELLIRSAAIYVAVALGPIVNAGLVDRDLWGKSKKWFGAIFAIGLSKPILFALLGLGGAILSDTSGSMSDAVSKTLVGALILLLAVFASATLYKWVPAFGDEMASLHHDRKSAQSSGPAAAIDGPAQHANRAMGARVQDSLVGGSKTAGAKTAGAKMGGGTAVAGPVAAGAAIAKAGVDMAKNKATSSPGAQGTDAAGGGKPEQPESQQGGEDTAGTSGAPAAARPQGATSDPVVSSSPDWSSAGGHASAGRAPEASGAPSTAQLSFPPSTGAGTSGPPAPASLSPASGTTSGSGPSVTPPPPSRPSGGQAPGRPNPSKDQ, from the coding sequence ATGCGCCTGCGACTGCGTGACGACGCCCCCGGCCTGCTGACCATCGAGCGGGGAGCGCCGGGTCGCTGGCGCCGCCGCCTCCAGGCGGTGGCGATGGTCAACGTGGTCATCGGGTTCGTGTTCGTGCCCTCGGCGGTGGCCAATCCCTTCTGCTACATCCCGATGGTGTGTGAGGCGAAGGCGGCCATCGACTTCGTCAAGGACCCGCTGGGGTTCCTGCTCCAGAAGCTCACCGAGGCGAACATCTGGTTCCTGCGCAAGATGCTGGAGCTGATCCAGAACACCACGAAGATCGACCTGACGAGCCCCGGCTTCCTGAAGCAGTACGCGATCATCTTCGCGGCCTCCAGCCTGCTCACCGTGGCCCTCTGGTTGATCGCCGTGGCCAAGCGAGCGGTCCGCGGAGTCGCCCTGACCACCGCCGTGTCCGAGGCGATTGGCTTCCTGCTCCTCCAGTTCGTGGTCAACGCCCTGACGCCGGGCGCGATCGCGCTGCTGATGAAGGCCATCGACGAAGTCACGGCCGTCTTCGAGCCGTACGCGACGAGCAACTTCAAACCGTTCCTGGAGAACATCCTCAAGGTCATGGCGGCCAACCCCACGGAGGGTGTGGGACAGCTGCTGGTCGTCAACCTCATCATGATGTGCGGCGCCCTGCTGATGTGGATCGAGCTGCTGATCCGCAGCGCGGCCATCTACGTGGCCGTCGCGCTCGGGCCGATCGTTAACGCCGGGCTGGTCGATCGCGACCTGTGGGGCAAGTCGAAGAAGTGGTTCGGCGCCATCTTCGCCATCGGCCTGAGTAAGCCGATCTTGTTCGCTCTGCTGGGCCTGGGCGGCGCGATCCTCAGCGACACCTCGGGGAGCATGTCCGACGCGGTCTCCAAGACCCTGGTCGGCGCGTTGATCCTCCTGCTCGCCGTCTTCGCGTCCGCCACGCTCTACAAGTGGGTGCCCGCATTCGGCGACGAGATGGCCAGCCTCCACCATGACCGGAAGAGTGCACAGTCCTCCGGCCCGGCCGCCGCGATCGACGGCCCCGCCCAGCACGCCAACAGGGCGATGGGTGCTCGTGTCCAGGACTCCTTGGTGGGCGGCTCCAAGACCGCTGGCGCGAAGACCGCTGGCGCGAAGATGGGCGGCGGAACTGCTGTGGCCGGACCGGTCGCGGCCGGGGCCGCCATTGCCAAGGCCGGCGTCGACATGGCGAAGAACAAGGCCACCAGCTCCCCGGGTGCGCAGGGCACCGACGCCGCAGGCGGCGGCAAGCCCGAACAGCCCGAAAGCCAGCAGGGCGGCGAGGACACCGCCGGAACGTCCGGCGCACCGGCCGCCGCTCGTCCCCAGGGAGCGACCTCCGACCCGGTCGTCAGCTCTTCTCCGGACTGGTCCTCGGCCGGTGGCCACGCCTCGGCCGGACGCGCACCGGAAGCCAGCGGGGCACCGAGCACAGCACAGCTGTCCTTCCCGCCGTCAACCGGCGCGGGAACCTCGGGCCCGCCAGCGCCCGCCTCCCTGTCCCCCGCATCAGGAACCACCTCGGGCTCCGGGCCCTCCGTCACGCCCCCGCCGCCGTCGCGGCCCTCGGGCGGCCAGGCACCCGGACGACCGAACCCCAGCAAGGATCAGTGA
- a CDS encoding SCO6880 family protein produces the protein MSTRTYQFGKHRPTGLVGRRDLGEQVVLGGGAVTGILFGYLFNGVTAIAATCLVLPILLALVIVYAPYRPKGTSQRRTFYRWWRINRYHRKALRRTGGVWVSPAVEAGVRRNGTPPDAALVEPEGVTGMTWVPVTVRGQQAVVVLQPEAGCVTATLEIASPGLGGKEVGEQIVALERWGELLDAFGNVEEHPVKRIQVLARQMKSDPYAHQRYIAQRDESAATTDAPQWLKDSYDVLANAVSTSAEEHRYYITIHARFTRDLAAEGAARGTGDEGIAAAMAAYLDELWSRAEDADLSVIAPLDEGRMTAFIRNSYDPDHAIWDTDLRQAHAFPRNVDVRDGAHVATRAAGSTDSWYHATAAVVGWPTSPVGPDFLSPLLIGMPDVIRTISITQQLEPNDKAVERMLAEDTNNQAEIDRDRKRGKNIDPRDQIAASATGSRGMTLASSGAAGSAVVGYITISSRSAEELERTKRTTASRARNAHLRIEWLDLEHARAFATTLPLAGGIK, from the coding sequence ATGTCGACTCGTACGTATCAGTTCGGAAAGCACCGCCCCACAGGGCTGGTCGGCCGCCGAGACCTCGGCGAACAGGTCGTCCTCGGCGGCGGCGCCGTCACCGGCATCCTCTTCGGCTACCTCTTCAACGGCGTGACGGCCATCGCCGCAACGTGCCTGGTCCTGCCGATCCTGCTCGCCCTGGTCATCGTGTACGCCCCGTACCGGCCCAAGGGCACGTCCCAGCGGCGCACCTTCTACCGCTGGTGGCGGATCAACCGCTACCACCGCAAGGCGCTCCGCCGTACCGGCGGCGTGTGGGTGTCCCCGGCCGTCGAAGCCGGCGTGCGCCGCAACGGCACGCCCCCGGACGCCGCTCTTGTGGAACCGGAAGGCGTCACGGGCATGACGTGGGTTCCTGTCACGGTCCGCGGTCAGCAGGCCGTCGTAGTCCTCCAGCCGGAGGCCGGGTGCGTCACAGCCACTCTGGAGATCGCTTCGCCCGGCCTCGGCGGCAAGGAAGTCGGTGAGCAGATCGTGGCCCTGGAGCGCTGGGGCGAACTCCTCGACGCGTTCGGGAACGTCGAAGAACACCCGGTGAAGCGCATCCAGGTCCTGGCCCGGCAGATGAAGTCGGACCCCTACGCCCACCAGCGTTACATCGCGCAGCGCGACGAGTCGGCCGCGACGACGGACGCCCCGCAGTGGCTGAAGGACTCGTACGACGTACTGGCCAACGCCGTCTCCACCAGCGCCGAGGAACACCGCTACTACATCACCATCCACGCCCGGTTCACCCGCGACCTGGCGGCCGAGGGCGCCGCCCGCGGCACTGGTGACGAAGGGATCGCCGCGGCCATGGCCGCGTACCTGGATGAGCTGTGGTCCCGCGCGGAGGACGCCGACCTCTCCGTGATCGCACCCCTGGACGAAGGCCGGATGACCGCGTTCATCCGCAACTCCTACGACCCTGACCACGCCATCTGGGACACCGACCTCCGACAGGCGCACGCCTTCCCCCGCAACGTCGACGTCCGCGACGGTGCCCACGTTGCCACCCGCGCGGCAGGCTCCACGGACAGCTGGTACCACGCCACGGCCGCCGTCGTCGGATGGCCCACGAGCCCTGTCGGCCCCGACTTCCTCTCGCCTCTGCTGATCGGGATGCCCGACGTCATCCGCACCATCTCCATCACGCAGCAGCTCGAACCTAACGACAAGGCCGTGGAGCGGATGCTCGCGGAGGACACGAACAACCAGGCCGAGATCGACCGCGACCGGAAGCGCGGCAAGAACATCGACCCGCGGGACCAGATCGCCGCCAGCGCTACCGGGTCACGCGGCATGACCCTGGCCTCCTCCGGCGCGGCCGGCTCCGCCGTCGTCGGCTACATCACCATCTCCTCGCGCAGCGCCGAAGAGCTGGAGCGCACCAAGCGCACCACCGCCTCCCGCGCCCGCAACGCGCACCTGCGGATCGAATGGCTTGACCTCGAACACGCCCGTGCCTTCGCCACGACCCTTCCCCTCGCTGGAGGCATCAAGTGA
- a CDS encoding TrmO family methyltransferase domain-containing protein, giving the protein MALEIQPIGEVIAGRSEVADDYWGGVESVIQLNKDEFPIDSVQGLEEFSHLVVVWHFDQSSPDDVEYHARSPRGNAQWPATGTFAHRNHRRPNQLAQSFPRLLEVDGLRLRVTDLDAVVGTKIYDVSPFFSEMGPRGPVREPVWPSEMLVDYWARRS; this is encoded by the coding sequence GTGGCCTTGGAGATCCAGCCGATCGGGGAAGTCATCGCTGGTCGCAGCGAGGTGGCCGATGACTACTGGGGCGGAGTCGAGTCCGTGATCCAGCTCAACAAGGACGAGTTCCCCATCGACTCCGTTCAGGGCCTGGAGGAGTTCTCCCACTTGGTGGTGGTGTGGCACTTCGATCAGTCGTCGCCCGACGACGTCGAGTACCACGCCCGGAGCCCGCGCGGTAACGCGCAGTGGCCTGCCACGGGAACGTTCGCGCACCGCAACCATCGGCGCCCTAACCAGCTTGCGCAGAGCTTCCCTCGCTTGTTGGAGGTCGACGGCCTTCGGCTCCGAGTGACCGATCTGGACGCGGTGGTCGGGACGAAGATTTACGACGTGTCCCCGTTCTTCAGCGAGATGGGGCCGCGCGGCCCAGTCCGCGAGCCCGTCTGGCCGAGCGAGATGCTGGTGGACTACTGGGCAAGAAGGAGCTGA